The sequence below is a genomic window from Sulfuracidifex metallicus DSM 6482 = JCM 9184.
GTCCTTAGAACTTCCACCCCTTCTACGAGTTCCCCCTCCTTTAGGGTCATATCAGGCTCTACCCCTTGGAACTTCTTGAAGAAGAACGGTTTACCAAATGTGAATATAACCTTGAGAAGAGGCGAGTGTAGCACTGGTTCCCTCACTCTTCCCTGAGAGAGGTAAGCGACTCCTTGTGGGTCTATTGCAAACTTTCCCTTTAATACTTCTCTCACCTCGTGAGCACCTCCTATATGGTCAGGATGGGAGTGAGTAAAGACCACATATTGAATCTTTTCAGGATTAAGGCCTCTCAAGATCTTCTCCCCACTCCCTGGTGTACCTGCATCCACAAGGATTTGCCCTCTCCCGTAATCTATAATGAAGGATTTCACGAACCTAAGGTTAATTTCTTGGACTTCCATAAGTATAAATGCATTTAAATCTAAGATTTTAAATGAGTGGTTATAAAACCCGAAAGTAAAGAAGCTGACTCATTAAGGTTGACAACATCAAGTATAAGGCTTAACGCTATATGAAATGTTTGAAGACTATTCAAATGGCTATCTTTATGATCTCCTTAACGTTAATAGTGTTTCTTAGTAATTTAACTGTTCATAAAACAATATTTAGTAAATGTTATTGAATCTTTCTAACGTTTAAGCTATTCTATCAGTCTAACTTCCTTCTAATGGAATTTCTTAGATCATCGGGATATAACAAGACTTATTCATTTTTCCGTTTCAAAGAAATTGAGGTAAAATAAATGGAAAAAAGAGAAGATAGTAAAGGAGAATAGAGATAAAAGGAAAAAGTCATGAAGAAGGAAAAAGGAAGAAGAGAAAACGAAATAGAAAAATTTTATTTATTAAAAAATAAAGAGATAAACGTCTTTTAAGAAACTTTGACTCTTCTACTTAGATACATGTTTTTAGTCTCCCTTCTACCCCTTCTATGTCCTTGTGAAGTGTTTAGCTAATTCCGCGTGTGCTCTTACTCCCAGCATTAGAACATCCTCATCCACGCAGAACTTAGAGCTATGGTTAGGATATACGCATCCTTTCTTTTCATTTCTGGTACCGAGGAAGAAATACGTTCCCTTGCTTCTCTCAAGGAAACGGGAAAAGTCCTCAGCTCCCATGATTGGAGGGGTCTCAATCACGGTAGAGATCTTTGACAATATTTTCATGACCTCTTCTGTAGTTCCTGGATCATTAATTGTGACTGGGTAAGGATCCTCCATCATGTGAACTTCACAAGTTGCTCCATGAGCTTCGCAAACATGATCCACTACCTTTCTCAGGTAGTCCAATGCTCTTCTCCTGGTTGTCTCATCTAAGGTCCTAATAGTTCCCTCCATTACTGCATTGTCAGGGATTACGTTATCTGCAGTTCCAGAGTGAATGCTAGTGACAGATATGACAAAAGGCTGAACCGGGTCAACCCTTCTATATACTCCGTACAGTTGATTGACTATTTGAACTGCTACGAAGATCGGATCCACAGTCTCCTGTGGTGCAGATCCATGTCCTCCTCTACCATGAATTTCTATCTTGAATGAGTCTGGGAGTGCCATGAACGGACCCTTCCTGGTCGCGAAAACCCCTGCCGGATATGACCCTGAGATATGTATGCCAAAAACATAGTCCACCCCGTCTATGGCACCAGCCTCTATCATTGGCTTTGCTCCTCCCATTCCTCCGTCCTCCTCAGCTGGCTGAAAGAGAAACCTTACCTCACCTTGGATATCTTCCCTTGATAGAATCATCGCCGCACCCAGTAACATAGCCACATGCGTATCATGACCGCATGCGTGCATTACTCCTTCAACTTCGGATTTGAACGGCAAGCTAGTTTCCTCCTTCACTGGTAAGGCGTCCATATCAGCTCTAAGCGCAACAGTTTTACCTACCTTCTTACCCTTTAGCCTTCCCACAACTGCCGTAGGTAAACCTACTCCTGTTTCCACCTCTATTCCCAGCGAGGTAAGAACGTCAGCTATCAATTTTGATGTTTTAAACTCCTTGTAGGAGAGTTCAGGATGCTTGTGTATTTCTCTTCTTATTTCTACGACTTTTTCCTTAACCTCTTCTAAAGACATTGAGAAAGTAAAATCGGGGAACTTAAAAAGATGATCCTCATATGAGGCGGAAAACAAGAAATGATGTAAAAATCTTTTTCAACTAACAGTTCTTAACATTCATATTCTAATCTTCACTCTTGACAAAGGATGGAACTTTTGATAGCAAGGACTCTATTTCGTCGACTTTACTTTTTCTAATCTTGTCCTCATCTATGGAACTTAATACCCTTATCACTTCGTCATATCTATCAGCGTCAACTTCTCCAACTAGCTTTCCTAACTTGTAATTGTCCCCTCCAATATAGATCTTAAACTTAGGTCGTCCTTCCCTCATTGAAGCTCCTAGACCTACTTCTCCTATCTGATGTCTTCCACATGAATGAGAACATCCGCTTACCTTTACGTTAAGTCCTGATTTAGTTTCTCTCAAGATCTTCTGTATTCCTTCTGCCACGTTATTTGTTGACACTATTGCAGGAGGACAGAAATCGTTCCCAATGCAAGACTCCACATCTCCCTTAAGGTCACCATAATCGAATGGATCAATCAATTGATAGTTTAACGTAGTCCTCAACTCCTTTTTTAGTGGAACTTCAACAACTTGTTTATTGAAAAGTACGACGAACCCATAGTTATCCTCAGCTATCTTAGCTATTTCCATCACCTCACTGGAGTTGAGCCAGCCTCCCCTGGTTGGAAATCTAGCTATCATTTTAGCATTTATTCTGTCCTCTCCTCTGGTTGGAGACATAGGAGAAACGTTGCTTATTATCTCCTCAAGTAGAAGTTTAGTCTTCTCAATACCGTATTTATTAAGGACCCATTTGAATCCTCTTTTCTCCTTTTCTCTTTTTAGGAGCTCAGCCACGGATATGGCTATTCCCTCAAGTCTATCCTCTTCCACTCCCTGAAATAGCATAACGGACTGAAAAGCATGATCTCCGACTCCGCCTCCAACGTATACGTCGAATTTACCATCATCTCTGGCGACTATCCCAACGTCCATTATACCAGGAGTTGCACAGCCTTTTCTACAAGCTGAAACAGTTATCTTAACTCTTTTAGGTAATGAGGGATATTCATAATCTGGATTGTGACGGAATCTCCTTGAAATCCTCCTGGAGATAGATACAGCGTCGACCATAGCTAATGGGCATAAATAAGACGGACAAGGCATGACGTTTCTTACTGAGGCTCCACAGGAGTCCCTAGGATCCAAACCTAAACTTTCTAATTTCTTCAAAACGTCATTTAACTTTCCTTCATGAATACCGTATAGCTCAACATCTCCTCTGGTTGTAAAATGAACCTTACTGTTCCCGTATTCCTCCGATATTTCACATAGACCTTTTAATTGATCATGTGTCCATTTGCTGGGATCGTTTCCTTCAGCTTGTCTTATTCTAACTGAAACTAAATCATTGTCCCCTCTGCTTGTGTATATTCCTTTATACCTTATTGGATAATATGATTTATACTTATCCGCGAACCTCATAGATAGATTTAAATTTTAAAAAATTATTTAAGAATTACCTTCTTTGTAATAAAAATTTTTTAAATATAATGACAGATTAAGCCCGTGATGTTAAAGCGTTAAAATGCTGGTCAAATTATAAAAAGAATTTACGTAAATGATCATAAAATCTTTAACATTAAGTGTAATTAACCTGAAAAAGATTATCAATGTTTTGTATAGAATTCAGCCTAGAATCTTGCAGAAATAAAAAACCCTATCATTACTACATACATGGACATTATAGTAGACGTTCATTCGCATTTTTATCCTAAGGCATTTGTCCAAAAACTTCAGGAAATTGGAACTTTAAACTTACAAGGAAATACGGCAATTTTAACATGGGAAGGAAGGAAATCAGCTGCTGGAATTGGAATAGTTAACATTGAAGCCAAATTAAAGGAAATCAAAAGAATGGATAACCGTGTATATTCTATTCTATCAGTTCCAAATCCTTGGACTTACTTCATCAGGGATAAGAAGGAGGAAATTGAGATTGCAAAGAAATGTAATGAAGAGATATCTTCCATTATGAGATCATATCCATCTTATTTTGGAGGATTCGCCACCTTGCCACTAAATGACATTGAGGCTTCGATGGAGGAGGCTGAAAGGGCCATTAAAGAGCTCAACCTCCAAGGCTTCGTCATTGGAACTGGAATAAATGGCTCAACTATAGCAGACGATAAGTATAAGGAACTCTTGGACCTTATATCAAGGTTGGGTAAACCGATTCTTTTGCATCCTGGTACACTTAAGACAGGAGAAAACGAAGGTGTACTTTCAGTTATAGCATCATTTCCTTTTGAGACTACTTATGTTATTTTAAAAATGATTAAAAATTGGAGAGATGGCATTAAGATCATTGCACCCCATGGTGGTGGTTTCATCCCATATCAGCTTGGAAGAGTAAACTTACTTAAGGAGGTTTTTAATTATACAGAGGATAAGCCATGGAATATTATAAAGAAAGGAGTTTACTTTGATTCAG
It includes:
- a CDS encoding MBL fold metallo-hydrolase; protein product: MEVQEINLRFVKSFIIDYGRGQILVDAGTPGSGEKILRGLNPEKIQYVVFTHSHPDHIGGAHEVREVLKGKFAIDPQGVAYLSQGRVREPVLHSPLLKVIFTFGKPFFFKKFQGVEPDMTLKEGELVEGVEVLRTPGHTNDSVSIYLPAINAVIVGDTLQGTKKGLKYPSIYEDFQQLEKSVEKIKSLRPSHVYVSHGKSGKDFLV
- a CDS encoding amidohydrolase family protein; translated protein: MDIIVDVHSHFYPKAFVQKLQEIGTLNLQGNTAILTWEGRKSAAGIGIVNIEAKLKEIKRMDNRVYSILSVPNPWTYFIRDKKEEIEIAKKCNEEISSIMRSYPSYFGGFATLPLNDIEASMEEAERAIKELNLQGFVIGTGINGSTIADDKYKELLDLISRLGKPILLHPGTLKTGENEGVLSVIASFPFETTYVILKMIKNWRDGIKIIAPHGGGFIPYQLGRVNLLKEVFNYTEDKPWNIIKKGVYFDSVLYREEELSFLVGSVGKERVLFGTDHPFTVSNPSLMMNNVNKIDHEIRDYIMFKNALEIIKIHL
- the cpsA gene encoding carboxypeptidase CpsA, translated to MSLEEVKEKVVEIRREIHKHPELSYKEFKTSKLIADVLTSLGIEVETGVGLPTAVVGRLKGKKVGKTVALRADMDALPVKEETSLPFKSEVEGVMHACGHDTHVAMLLGAAMILSREDIQGEVRFLFQPAEEDGGMGGAKPMIEAGAIDGVDYVFGIHISGSYPAGVFATRKGPFMALPDSFKIEIHGRGGHGSAPQETVDPIFVAVQIVNQLYGVYRRVDPVQPFVISVTSIHSGTADNVIPDNAVMEGTIRTLDETTRRRALDYLRKVVDHVCEAHGATCEVHMMEDPYPVTINDPGTTEEVMKILSKISTVIETPPIMGAEDFSRFLERSKGTYFFLGTRNEKKGCVYPNHSSKFCVDEDVLMLGVRAHAELAKHFTRT